Proteins encoded together in one uncultured Desulfosarcina sp. window:
- a CDS encoding helix-turn-helix domain-containing protein, which produces MKINKIMTDEAILEALGKRLSRQRIDMQLTQADLAHEAGVSKRTVERIEAGYSSQTANLIRICRVLDLVSGFEQWLPETGPSPMEMVKIKGKVRKRASSKRKKRTPDNNWSWKT; this is translated from the coding sequence ATGAAGATTAATAAAATCATGACGGACGAGGCCATACTGGAAGCGCTTGGGAAAAGACTCAGCCGGCAACGCATCGACATGCAACTGACCCAGGCGGATCTGGCCCACGAGGCGGGGGTTTCCAAACGCACAGTAGAGCGCATCGAGGCCGGCTACTCGTCCCAGACGGCCAACCTGATTCGCATATGCCGCGTACTGGATCTGGTGTCGGGGTTTGAACAGTGGCTTCCCGAAACCGGCCCCAGCCCCATGGAGATGGTCAAAATCAAAGGCAAGGTCCGCAAACGGGCATCCTCCAAACGCAAAAAACGCACACCGGATAACAACTGGAGCTGGAAAACGTGA
- a CDS encoding succinate CoA transferase: protein MSEDRIRFKSLLDKVTDPDAACQHIQNGTNVFISGFTAGYPKLIPQALVRRHKAGEQFKINLFAGASTGDAVDGVLAEADLVDWRRPYMSNRCMRQKINQGKIHFKDDHLSRLSAQVRDGNWGKADVAVVEAVAITKKGHLIPTMSVGNTPTYVREAEKIIIEISAEPLDLEGVHDIFIPEDPPYRMPIPIYRASDRIGKPFIDMDPDKVVAILYSREEDSCAVFNEPDTVSQKIAENILDFVAHEIDHDRMPPSLPWQSGVGDVANAVLNGFIENKFFQTIDLYSEVLQDAVLDLIDLGKVHAASGSAMTLSHKARQRFFNELYRYRDKIVLRPVEISNAPEVIRRLGVIAINTAIEVDIYGHVNSTHVNGSQMMNGIGGSGDFIRNGGLSFIVTPSTAKGGKISAIVPMVSHVDHSEHSVDVVVTEYGLVDTRPLTPRQVAEQVIKKCAHPDYRDLLWDYYQRAIRTTGGHEPHILSEAFAFHERFMATGDMHT, encoded by the coding sequence GGTCCGCCGCCACAAGGCCGGCGAGCAGTTCAAAATCAATCTGTTCGCCGGCGCATCCACCGGCGATGCCGTGGACGGCGTGCTGGCCGAGGCCGATCTGGTCGACTGGCGGCGGCCCTATATGAGCAATCGCTGCATGCGGCAGAAAATCAACCAGGGGAAGATTCACTTCAAGGACGATCACCTTTCGCGCCTCTCCGCCCAAGTTCGTGACGGGAACTGGGGCAAGGCCGATGTAGCCGTCGTGGAGGCCGTGGCCATCACGAAAAAAGGGCACCTGATCCCCACCATGTCCGTGGGCAACACACCTACCTACGTTCGGGAGGCCGAGAAAATCATCATCGAAATATCCGCAGAACCCCTGGACCTGGAAGGTGTCCATGACATCTTCATTCCCGAGGATCCCCCCTACCGCATGCCCATTCCCATCTACCGCGCGAGCGACCGCATCGGCAAGCCGTTCATCGACATGGACCCCGACAAGGTGGTGGCCATTCTTTACAGCCGGGAAGAGGACAGTTGCGCGGTGTTCAACGAGCCGGATACCGTATCGCAGAAAATCGCCGAAAACATCCTGGACTTCGTGGCCCATGAAATCGACCATGACCGCATGCCCCCTTCCCTGCCCTGGCAGTCCGGCGTGGGCGACGTGGCCAACGCGGTCCTGAATGGATTCATCGAAAACAAGTTCTTCCAAACCATCGATCTCTATTCCGAGGTCCTGCAGGACGCTGTGCTGGATCTGATCGACCTCGGAAAAGTGCACGCCGCCTCCGGCTCCGCCATGACGCTTTCCCACAAAGCCCGCCAACGGTTCTTCAACGAACTGTATCGCTACCGGGACAAAATCGTTCTCAGGCCGGTGGAGATCTCCAACGCACCGGAAGTTATCCGGCGCCTGGGGGTGATCGCCATCAACACGGCCATCGAGGTCGATATTTACGGCCATGTCAATTCCACCCATGTCAATGGGTCCCAGATGATGAACGGCATCGGCGGCTCCGGCGATTTCATCCGCAACGGGGGCCTGTCCTTCATCGTCACGCCCAGCACGGCCAAGGGAGGAAAAATCTCGGCCATCGTGCCCATGGTCTCCCATGTGGATCACAGCGAGCACTCGGTGGATGTGGTGGTTACCGAATACGGCCTGGTCGACACCCGCCCGCTGACCCCGCGCCAGGTGGCCGAACAGGTGATCAAGAAGTGCGCCCACCCCGACTATCGCGATCTTCTGTGGGACTATTACCAGCGCGCCATTCGAACCACGGGCGGGCACGAGCCGCATATCCTCAGTGAGGCGTTCGCCTTTCACGAACGCTTCATGGCTACCGGAGACATGCACACATAA
- a CDS encoding MFS transporter — MTQSQSWKVFWLLFLLYMFDYMDRMVVVSLFPFLKQDMGITDAQCGLLVSAVYWSILIVSFPASVLVDRWSRTKSISIMAAIWSMATLACAFTRTFSHLFTARAVIGVGEAGYAPGGTAMLSNYFPQEKRARILGLWNASIPLGSALGIGLGGFVAHHFGWRHAFGLVALPGLVLAILFYFVRDYPTVRLTKKAPSGEEKKLRFNELTRQFTHNRTLVCNNLAFALNVFVTTSLLTWLPTYFHRFDNLAMDEAGMKASSIMILAIIGAPLGGFLSDAWMKKRENARLLFPAVSSVVTGILLWVAFTFLRGNAQYGVLFLIGISAVAFVPSCVAVTQDVVHPGLRAISLSLNIIIQHLLGSSLAPVVIGRLSDVYGLDKALTFLPGFAFLAGVLLFAGSFFYKDDLFK; from the coding sequence ATGACCCAATCCCAGTCCTGGAAAGTATTCTGGCTGCTGTTTCTGCTCTACATGTTCGATTACATGGATCGCATGGTTGTGGTGTCCCTGTTCCCCTTTTTAAAACAGGACATGGGAATAACCGATGCCCAGTGCGGCCTTCTGGTATCTGCCGTTTACTGGTCGATTCTGATTGTCTCTTTTCCGGCGTCTGTCCTCGTTGACCGCTGGAGCCGGACCAAAAGCATTTCCATTATGGCCGCGATCTGGAGCATGGCGACGCTGGCCTGTGCATTCACACGGACATTTTCCCATCTCTTTACCGCCAGAGCGGTTATCGGTGTGGGTGAAGCCGGGTACGCCCCGGGCGGGACGGCCATGCTTTCCAATTATTTCCCGCAGGAGAAAAGGGCCCGGATTCTTGGCCTCTGGAATGCGTCCATCCCCCTTGGCAGCGCACTTGGCATTGGTTTGGGCGGCTTTGTCGCCCACCACTTCGGCTGGCGCCACGCATTCGGGTTGGTGGCCCTTCCCGGTCTGGTCCTGGCCATCCTGTTCTATTTTGTCCGCGATTACCCAACCGTGCGGCTCACGAAGAAAGCGCCGTCCGGTGAAGAGAAAAAACTGCGATTCAATGAATTGACAAGGCAGTTTACCCATAACAGAACCCTGGTCTGCAACAATCTGGCTTTTGCCCTGAATGTGTTTGTCACGACCTCTCTTCTGACCTGGCTGCCCACCTATTTTCACCGCTTTGACAACCTGGCCATGGATGAAGCCGGCATGAAGGCCAGTTCCATCATGATTCTCGCCATCATCGGGGCTCCCCTGGGAGGATTTTTATCCGATGCCTGGATGAAAAAGAGAGAAAATGCCCGCCTGCTGTTCCCGGCGGTTTCCTCCGTGGTTACCGGCATCCTGCTTTGGGTCGCCTTTACCTTCCTGCGTGGAAACGCGCAATATGGCGTCCTGTTTCTCATCGGCATCAGTGCAGTGGCGTTTGTTCCCTCCTGTGTCGCTGTGACCCAGGATGTCGTTCACCCGGGGCTACGCGCAATTTCCTTGAGCCTGAATATTATCATTCAGCATCTGTTGGGTTCCAGCCTGGCACCGGTGGTGATCGGCAGGCTTTCGGATGTCTACGGCCTGGACAAGGCCCTGACATTTCTGCCCGGTTTTGCGTTTCTGGCAGGGGTGCTGCTTTTTGCGGGATCGTTCTTCTATAAGGATGATCTTTTCAAATAG
- a CDS encoding HipA domain-containing protein: MSAYAEVKLWGRTIGAVAEMEDGNVAAFEYDGDFVHSGIEVAPLMMPLSRRVYTFPELPARTFYGLPGMLADALPDKFGHALINAWLATQGRAAETFTAVERLCYVGRRGTGALEFAPAIGPRERRSSPIEVDRLVALASEILSRRNHLSVSFDDRNKEKTLADILKVGTSAGGARAKAIIAWNPATNEVRSGQVDAPEGFRHWLLKFDGVAGNRDKELADPQGYGAVEYAYWMMARDAGITMTECRLFEENGRRHFMTRRFDRTDDGEKLYMQSLCGLAHFDFNMAGAYSYEQALLAIRQLGLPMDAVEEQFRRMAFNIIARNQDDHVKNIAFLMDKNGRWSLSPAFDVTYSYNPDGAWTGSHQMTMNGKRDDFILDDFRACARFASMKRGRAEAIVKQVQSTVSRWREYADEARVKPDWRDRIQTALRLNVF, translated from the coding sequence GTGAGCGCTTATGCCGAGGTGAAATTGTGGGGCCGAACCATAGGCGCTGTGGCGGAGATGGAAGACGGCAATGTGGCCGCCTTTGAATATGACGGCGACTTCGTTCACAGCGGCATCGAGGTGGCGCCGCTGATGATGCCGCTGTCCCGGCGGGTCTACACCTTTCCGGAGCTTCCTGCGAGGACGTTTTACGGCTTGCCGGGCATGCTGGCCGATGCCCTGCCGGACAAATTCGGCCATGCCCTGATCAACGCCTGGCTGGCCACCCAGGGACGCGCAGCGGAAACGTTCACCGCCGTGGAGCGCCTCTGCTATGTGGGGCGGCGCGGGACCGGCGCCCTGGAGTTTGCACCGGCCATCGGCCCCAGGGAGCGGCGATCTTCGCCTATCGAGGTGGATCGGCTGGTGGCCCTGGCATCGGAAATTTTATCCCGGCGAAACCATCTGTCGGTCTCATTTGACGACCGGAACAAGGAAAAGACGCTGGCGGACATCCTGAAAGTGGGCACTTCGGCCGGCGGTGCCCGGGCCAAGGCCATCATCGCCTGGAATCCGGCCACCAATGAGGTGCGTTCAGGCCAGGTGGATGCCCCCGAAGGGTTCCGGCACTGGCTGCTCAAGTTCGACGGGGTTGCCGGCAACCGCGACAAGGAGCTTGCCGATCCCCAGGGCTATGGCGCCGTTGAATATGCTTACTGGATGATGGCCAGGGATGCCGGCATCACCATGACCGAATGCCGGCTTTTTGAGGAAAATGGCAGGCGGCACTTTATGACCCGCCGTTTTGACCGGACCGACGATGGTGAGAAATTGTACATGCAATCCCTGTGCGGCCTGGCCCACTTCGATTTCAACATGGCGGGCGCCTACAGCTATGAGCAGGCCCTGCTGGCGATCCGCCAATTGGGGCTGCCCATGGATGCCGTGGAAGAACAGTTCCGGCGCATGGCGTTCAACATCATCGCCCGCAACCAGGACGACCATGTAAAAAACATCGCCTTCTTAATGGATAAAAACGGTCGATGGTCGCTGTCTCCCGCCTTTGATGTCACCTACAGCTACAACCCGGACGGCGCCTGGACCGGCAGCCATCAGATGACGATGAACGGCAAGCGCGATGATTTCATCCTGGATGATTTTCGCGCCTGCGCCCGTTTTGCATCCATGAAACGGGGACGCGCCGAGGCCATTGTGAAACAGGTTCAAAGCACGGTGTCCCGGTGGCGGGAATATGCCGATGAAGCGCGGGTCAAGCCGGATTGGCGGGACCGAATTCAAACCGCTTTGCGGCTGAATGTTTTCTGA